A genomic region of Antennarius striatus isolate MH-2024 chromosome 2, ASM4005453v1, whole genome shotgun sequence contains the following coding sequences:
- the zgc:154075 gene encoding putative oxidoreductase YteT isoform X3 encodes MTRLVRVLVVGAGCRGQIYSRFAYIHPERMEVVGVADPRKFARTELQRQHNILDENVFEDWHKMVEREKFADAVLICTPDRLHKEPTVAFAMKGYHILLEKPMATTAEDCKIIMEVCNRSGVMLSVGHVLRYDPTINQIKELIDIGVIGDLIHIQHLEPVGAYHFAHSYVRGNWRNESESSFSLLAKSCHDIDLIHHWAGPRRWVKISSFGSLSHFRKESKPAGAADRCLDCSVEKDCPYSACKIYLDSVKEGNTGFPVSIICQNSYPDIESVTEVLRTGPYGRCVYECDNDVCSNQVVNLEFEGGVTAAFTMIAFTEKICQRNTTIYGSKGELSYDGHEIRVFDFLTKGSTRYTPSKDSPIHFGMSGHGGADYHLMDAFISAVANNDPSLIRSGLEETLMSHLLVFEAERSRLESRVVYCGDT; translated from the exons ATGACTCGACTCGTCCGCGTCCTGGTGGTGGGAGCTGGCTGCAGAGGCCAAATCTACTCCCGGTTTGCATACATTCATCCTGAACGTATGGAG GTTGTTGGAGTAGCTGATCCAAGGAAATTTGCACGCACAGAACTTCAACGGCAACACAACATTTTAGACGAAAACGTATTCGAAG ACTGGCACAAAATGGTTGAAAGAGAGAAGTTTGCAGATGCAGTTTTGATCTGTACTCCCGACCGCCTTCATAAG GAACCTACTGTGGCTTTTGCAATGAAAGGCTATCATATTCTGCTGGAGAAACCAATGGCA ACCACTGCTGAAGACTGCAAGATAATTATGGAGGTTTGCAATCGGAGTGGTGTCATGCTATCTGTGGGTCATGTTCTCCGCTATGATCCCACCATTAACCAAATAAAG GAGCTGATAGACATTGGAGTCATTGGTGATCTGATCCACATTCAGCACCTTGAGCCG GTTGGCGCTTATCACTTTGCTCACTCATATGTTCGGGGGAACTGGAGGAACGAGTCTGAgagctctttctctcttctggCCAAATCATGTCATGACATTGACTTGATCCATCACTGGGCTGGACCACGCAG GTGGGTAAAGATTTCATCATTTGGATCACTCAGCCACTTCCGGAAAGAAAGTAAG CCAGCAGGGGCTGCAGATCGCTGCTTGGATTGCTCCGTAGAGAAAGATTGCCCTTACTCAGCATGCAAAATCTACCTAGACAGTGTGAAAGAG GGAAACACTGGCTTCCCCGTGTCGATCATATGTCAGAACTCTTACCCAGACATCGAGTCAGTAACTGAGGTGCTGCGGACTGGACCATACGGACGTTGTGTTTACGAGTGTGACAATGACGTCTGCAGTAACCAG GTTGTTAATTTGGAGTTTGAAGGAGGCGTGACTGCAGCCTTTACCATGATAGCATTCACTGAGAAGATCTGTCAACGAAATAcaaccatctatggcagcaag GGGGAGCTGTCATACGATGGCCATGAGATACGTGTGTTTGATTTCCTGACCAAGGGATCCACAAGGTACACACCATCCAAGGACTCCCCCATCCACTTTGGAATGAGTGGGCATGGTGGAGCAGACTACCACCTCATGGATGCCTTTATTTCTGCTGTGGCA AACAATGATCCATCCCTGATCCGTTCCGGTCTTGAGGAGACACTAATGAGCCATTTGCTGGTGTTTGAAGCTGAGCGTTCACGACTGGAGAGCAGGGTGGTGTACTGTGGTGACACCTGA
- the zgc:154075 gene encoding putative oxidoreductase YteT isoform X1, translating into MATEAEAAMQVFYESSRDSGMTRLVRVLVVGAGCRGQIYSRFAYIHPERMEVVGVADPRKFARTELQRQHNILDENVFEDWHKMVEREKFADAVLICTPDRLHKEPTVAFAMKGYHILLEKPMATTAEDCKIIMEVCNRSGVMLSVGHVLRYDPTINQIKELIDIGVIGDLIHIQHLEPVGAYHFAHSYVRGNWRNESESSFSLLAKSCHDIDLIHHWAGPRRWVKISSFGSLSHFRKESKPAGAADRCLDCSVEKDCPYSACKIYLDSVKEGNTGFPVSIICQNSYPDIESVTEVLRTGPYGRCVYECDNDVCSNQVVNLEFEGGVTAAFTMIAFTEKICQRNTTIYGSKGELSYDGHEIRVFDFLTKGSTRYTPSKDSPIHFGMSGHGGADYHLMDAFISAVANNDPSLIRSGLEETLMSHLLVFEAERSRLESRVVYCGDT; encoded by the exons TTCTCGAGATTCCGGAATGACTCGACTCGTCCGCGTCCTGGTGGTGGGAGCTGGCTGCAGAGGCCAAATCTACTCCCGGTTTGCATACATTCATCCTGAACGTATGGAG GTTGTTGGAGTAGCTGATCCAAGGAAATTTGCACGCACAGAACTTCAACGGCAACACAACATTTTAGACGAAAACGTATTCGAAG ACTGGCACAAAATGGTTGAAAGAGAGAAGTTTGCAGATGCAGTTTTGATCTGTACTCCCGACCGCCTTCATAAG GAACCTACTGTGGCTTTTGCAATGAAAGGCTATCATATTCTGCTGGAGAAACCAATGGCA ACCACTGCTGAAGACTGCAAGATAATTATGGAGGTTTGCAATCGGAGTGGTGTCATGCTATCTGTGGGTCATGTTCTCCGCTATGATCCCACCATTAACCAAATAAAG GAGCTGATAGACATTGGAGTCATTGGTGATCTGATCCACATTCAGCACCTTGAGCCG GTTGGCGCTTATCACTTTGCTCACTCATATGTTCGGGGGAACTGGAGGAACGAGTCTGAgagctctttctctcttctggCCAAATCATGTCATGACATTGACTTGATCCATCACTGGGCTGGACCACGCAG GTGGGTAAAGATTTCATCATTTGGATCACTCAGCCACTTCCGGAAAGAAAGTAAG CCAGCAGGGGCTGCAGATCGCTGCTTGGATTGCTCCGTAGAGAAAGATTGCCCTTACTCAGCATGCAAAATCTACCTAGACAGTGTGAAAGAG GGAAACACTGGCTTCCCCGTGTCGATCATATGTCAGAACTCTTACCCAGACATCGAGTCAGTAACTGAGGTGCTGCGGACTGGACCATACGGACGTTGTGTTTACGAGTGTGACAATGACGTCTGCAGTAACCAG GTTGTTAATTTGGAGTTTGAAGGAGGCGTGACTGCAGCCTTTACCATGATAGCATTCACTGAGAAGATCTGTCAACGAAATAcaaccatctatggcagcaag GGGGAGCTGTCATACGATGGCCATGAGATACGTGTGTTTGATTTCCTGACCAAGGGATCCACAAGGTACACACCATCCAAGGACTCCCCCATCCACTTTGGAATGAGTGGGCATGGTGGAGCAGACTACCACCTCATGGATGCCTTTATTTCTGCTGTGGCA AACAATGATCCATCCCTGATCCGTTCCGGTCTTGAGGAGACACTAATGAGCCATTTGCTGGTGTTTGAAGCTGAGCGTTCACGACTGGAGAGCAGGGTGGTGTACTGTGGTGACACCTGA
- the zgc:154075 gene encoding putative oxidoreductase YteT isoform X2: protein MGQNSSRDSGMTRLVRVLVVGAGCRGQIYSRFAYIHPERMEVVGVADPRKFARTELQRQHNILDENVFEDWHKMVEREKFADAVLICTPDRLHKEPTVAFAMKGYHILLEKPMATTAEDCKIIMEVCNRSGVMLSVGHVLRYDPTINQIKELIDIGVIGDLIHIQHLEPVGAYHFAHSYVRGNWRNESESSFSLLAKSCHDIDLIHHWAGPRRWVKISSFGSLSHFRKESKPAGAADRCLDCSVEKDCPYSACKIYLDSVKEGNTGFPVSIICQNSYPDIESVTEVLRTGPYGRCVYECDNDVCSNQVVNLEFEGGVTAAFTMIAFTEKICQRNTTIYGSKGELSYDGHEIRVFDFLTKGSTRYTPSKDSPIHFGMSGHGGADYHLMDAFISAVANNDPSLIRSGLEETLMSHLLVFEAERSRLESRVVYCGDT from the exons TTCTCGAGATTCCGGAATGACTCGACTCGTCCGCGTCCTGGTGGTGGGAGCTGGCTGCAGAGGCCAAATCTACTCCCGGTTTGCATACATTCATCCTGAACGTATGGAG GTTGTTGGAGTAGCTGATCCAAGGAAATTTGCACGCACAGAACTTCAACGGCAACACAACATTTTAGACGAAAACGTATTCGAAG ACTGGCACAAAATGGTTGAAAGAGAGAAGTTTGCAGATGCAGTTTTGATCTGTACTCCCGACCGCCTTCATAAG GAACCTACTGTGGCTTTTGCAATGAAAGGCTATCATATTCTGCTGGAGAAACCAATGGCA ACCACTGCTGAAGACTGCAAGATAATTATGGAGGTTTGCAATCGGAGTGGTGTCATGCTATCTGTGGGTCATGTTCTCCGCTATGATCCCACCATTAACCAAATAAAG GAGCTGATAGACATTGGAGTCATTGGTGATCTGATCCACATTCAGCACCTTGAGCCG GTTGGCGCTTATCACTTTGCTCACTCATATGTTCGGGGGAACTGGAGGAACGAGTCTGAgagctctttctctcttctggCCAAATCATGTCATGACATTGACTTGATCCATCACTGGGCTGGACCACGCAG GTGGGTAAAGATTTCATCATTTGGATCACTCAGCCACTTCCGGAAAGAAAGTAAG CCAGCAGGGGCTGCAGATCGCTGCTTGGATTGCTCCGTAGAGAAAGATTGCCCTTACTCAGCATGCAAAATCTACCTAGACAGTGTGAAAGAG GGAAACACTGGCTTCCCCGTGTCGATCATATGTCAGAACTCTTACCCAGACATCGAGTCAGTAACTGAGGTGCTGCGGACTGGACCATACGGACGTTGTGTTTACGAGTGTGACAATGACGTCTGCAGTAACCAG GTTGTTAATTTGGAGTTTGAAGGAGGCGTGACTGCAGCCTTTACCATGATAGCATTCACTGAGAAGATCTGTCAACGAAATAcaaccatctatggcagcaag GGGGAGCTGTCATACGATGGCCATGAGATACGTGTGTTTGATTTCCTGACCAAGGGATCCACAAGGTACACACCATCCAAGGACTCCCCCATCCACTTTGGAATGAGTGGGCATGGTGGAGCAGACTACCACCTCATGGATGCCTTTATTTCTGCTGTGGCA AACAATGATCCATCCCTGATCCGTTCCGGTCTTGAGGAGACACTAATGAGCCATTTGCTGGTGTTTGAAGCTGAGCGTTCACGACTGGAGAGCAGGGTGGTGTACTGTGGTGACACCTGA